Proteins encoded together in one Bombus affinis isolate iyBomAffi1 chromosome 2, iyBomAffi1.2, whole genome shotgun sequence window:
- the LOC126924730 gene encoding guided entry of tail-anchored proteins factor 1-like, giving the protein MNLLIISTVSCLLEYIFPSLIKYITSHLYTVNKHDIELRNDLINLKQEMIGISMVDEFSKYAKLQRKYNKLESTLKEKANERLSSRMKVQISVTYGFRILNGSLMLILLYLYRNKPVIILPKGMLWPIQSLLSWPCYHEDSISLIMWLIIARLVVATCKRSDIT; this is encoded by the exons atgaatttaCTTATAATATCAACTGTAAGTTGCCTTTTAGAATATATTTTCCCatctttaataaaatat ATTACGTCTCACTTATATACAGTAAACAAACATGATATAGAATTACGAAATGATTTGATTAATTTGAAGCAAGAAATGATTGGGATATCTATGGTAGATGAATTTTCAAAGTATGCGAAACTTCAacgtaaatataataaattagaaagtacattaaaagaaaaag CAAATGAAAGACTGTCTTCCAGAATGAAGGTACAAATATCTGTAACATATGGTTTTCGTATATTAAAC GGTTCATTAATGTTGATTCTGCTATATCTATACAGAAATAAACCTGTAATAATTTTGCCAAAAGGTATGCTATGGCCAATACAAAGTTTATTAAGCTGGCCTTGTTATCATGAAGATTCAATTTCTTTGATTATGTGGTTAATAATTGCAAGATTAGTTGTAGCTACCTGTAAAAGAAgtgatataacataa
- the LOC126924517 gene encoding U3 small nucleolar RNA-associated protein 14 homolog C yields MDLSTNYLEDLDDTDKDVSESHNKLLEAVSQLDKGQRVKKVERGEPTLEVSEFHLVKSGVFDQDAVHVYDLAKALGKKGHHHEIIRNLQAIRKKVQVLPKPLEKPAADRIKRIVGFKNTKQELKKWNAVITRNRTAESLHFPLNQSSIQFEPSTEFVKRFRLQSDLEKELAALEPQKENLEQKHDEFSLTLKEVIMKRKEAARIRAQQSYREAKAHRQNKIKSKKFHRIQRKENIKLQLREFEELQKTNPEAALEKLEQLDRTRAEERMTLRHKNTGKWAKSKQIMAKYDKEARQELAQQLSVGRELTQKLRKSNDSEEEDTGDDTFVQKLLVTDKENPWVGNIKTESEINEFVKSYRKYWDDQNKKLENKLENKQTDNSLKDTQPDGILNGKDTDVDIDFPETRNNEKIQEVVNFSEQTISLADTNLKDNNSNNKQSLEIDSHNENLTITEFNVENTKNNSHNKITQKGILDNNTKSNKINSNNVIATSSWIVESIENTNVESVINSLTSNITNSEKITKIFDFMEEKIQDQIKLKLERVTQNYDKVKVKKKRKSRNIEFEEDNFDGLEMQEKKQKPTSDLGLDESVDKNNSEADIELETVKKIRHDNTLSIHKSNTSSKVEIDPNKYINVKPKHLHTDIPNDITGGNDVLDDSEDEEEKRNIVSEAFADDDVIEEFRREKEEEVKKSQSQDIDLTLPGWGSWGGKNIKISGRKKRRFILKVPKDLPRKDENKGDVIIFEEDNPKIKEHQVNELPYPFSSVNDYEASIRMPIGRNFVSENSHRKLIDPSIKTSMGRIIEPMTEDVLVKTGDKRNRKFIPKKINKKQKIRQIKANKQPIKYIRKNYIVKKSFKQNHSF; encoded by the exons ATGGATTTGTCGACAAATTATTTGGAAGATTTAGATGATACAGATAAAGATGTATCAGAGTCTCATAATAAACTTCTTGAAGCTGTATCACAGCTTGATAAAGGCCAAAG AGTAAAAAAGGTAGAACGAGGTGAACCTACATTAGAAGTATCAGAATTTCATTTAGTAAAAAGTGGAGTATTTGATCAAGATGCAGTTCATGTATACGATTTAGCTAAAGCTTTAGGAAAAAAAGGTCATCATCATGAAATTATCAGAAATTTACAAGCTATAAGGAAAAAAGTTCAAGTTTTACCAAAACCATTGGAGAAACCAGCAGCAGACAGG atAAAGAGAATAGTtggttttaaaaatacaaaacaagaattaaaaaaatggAACGCTGTAATAACAAGGAACAGGACAGCAGAATCGCTTCATTTTCCTTTAAATCAGTCATCAATACAATTTGAGCCATCTACGGAATTTGTTAAAAGATTTAGACTTCAATCAGATTTAGAGAAAGAACTTGCTGCATTAGAACCACAGAAAGAGAACCTTGAACAAAAGCATGATGAATTTTCCTTAACATTGAAGGAAGTTAttatgaaaagaaaagaagctgCCAGAATCAGAGCACAACAG tcTTATAGAGAAGCAAAGGCTCATCgccaaaataaaattaaaagtaaaaaatttcaCCGTattcaaagaaaagaaaacataaAATTACAATTGAGAGAGTTTGAAGAATTACAGAAAACTAATCCAGAAGCTGCATTGGAAAAGCTTGAACAACTAGATAGAACTAGAGCAGAAGAGCGAATGACACTAAGGCATAAAAATACAGGGAAGTGGGCTAAATCTAAGCAAATTATGGCAAAATATGATAAAGAA GCTCGACAAGAACTTGCACAACAATTATCAGTTGGTCGAGAATTAACTCAGAAATTAAGAAAATCAAATGATagtgaagaagaagatacaggTGATGATACATTTGTACAAAAGCTTTTAGTTACTGATAAAGAAAATCCTTGGGTAGGGAATATCAAAACTGAATCAGAAATCAATGAATTTGTTAAAAGTTATCGTAAATATTGGGATGATCAAAATAAAAAGttagaaaataaattagaaaataaacaaACGGATAATTCATTAAAGGATACACAACCTGATGGTATTTTAAATG GCAAAGATACTGACGTTGATATAGACTTTCCTGAAACTCGAAACAATGAAAAGATACAAGAAGTTGTAAATTTTAGTGAGCAGACTATTTCATTAGCAGATACTAATTTGAAAG ATAACAATAGTAATAATAAGCAGTCACTTGAAATTGACAGTCataatgaaaatttaacaaTAACAGAATTTAACGTTGAAAATACAAAGAATAATTCACATAACAAAATTACACAAAAGGGCATATtagataataatacaaaatctaataaaataaattcaaataacGTTATAGCCACATCTAGTTGGATAGTGGAATCTATAGAAAATACTAACGTAGAAAGCGTCATTAATTCTTTGACGTCTAATATAACAAATAGTgaaaaaataactaaaatatttgATTTCATGGAAGAAAAGATACAAGATCAGATTAAATTGAAACTTGAACGTGTTACTCAGAATTATGACAAAGTAAAAgttaagaagaaaagaaaatctaGAAACATTGAATTTGAAGAAGATAATTTTGATGGCCTTGAAATGCAAGAGAAAAAACAAAAACCGACTTCAGATTTAGGTTTAGATGAAAGTGTTGACAAAAATAATTCAGAGGCAGATATCGAATTAGAAACAGTTAAAAAAATAAGACATGATAACACTTTATCTATACATAAATCAAATACTTCTTCTAAAGTAGAAATAGATccaaataaatacataaacgtGAAACCTAAGCATCTACATACAGATATCCCAAATGATATTACTGGAGGTAATGATGTTTTAGATGACAgtgaagatgaagaagaaaaacgtAATATAGTAAGTGAAGCATTTGCAGATGATGATGTCATAGAAGAGTTtaggagagaaaaagaagaagag GTGAAAAAGTCTCAATCTCAGGATATCGATTTAACTTTACCTGGATGGGGAAGTTGGGgtggaaaaaatattaaaatttcaggACGCAAAAAGAGACGTTTTATTTTAAAGGTACCTAAAGATTTACCTCGAAAAGATGAAAATAAAGGTGatgtaataatatttgaagaagataatCCTAAAATAAAGGAACATCAGGTTAATGAATTGCCATATCCATTTTCAAGCGTTAATGATTATGAGGCTAGCATCAGAATGCCAATTGGAAGAAATTTTGTGTCTGAAAATTCTCATAGAAAACTAATTGATCCCTCTATTAAAACAAGTATGGGGAGGATTATTGAACCAATGACTGAAGATGTTTTAGTTAAAACAGGTGATAAAAGGAATCGAAAATTTATTcctaagaaaataaataaaaagcagAAGATACGACAAATAAAAGCGAATAAGCAACCaataaaatacattagaaaaaattatattgtaaaaaAATCTTTCAAACAGAATCattctttttaa